The region AGGATCGGATGGCCGGAACCCAGGTCCGGGTTCTCACCGTGGTCGGCGCCGGCATCATGGGGCGCGGCATCGCGCTCGCGTCCGCGCGGGCCGGGTACGAGACTCGGGTGATCGAGCCGAGCGCCCGCGCGATCGAGTCGGCGCGGACGGAGCTTTCGAAGATCCTGGAGCGTGCCCGCGAGAAGGGCGAGATCCAGGCGCCCGATGCCGACGCCGCGATGAAGCGCCTCTCGTGGTCCGAGGCGCTCGACGAGGCGAAGGGATCGGATCTCGTGAT is a window of Candidatus Eisenbacteria bacterium DNA encoding:
- a CDS encoding 3-hydroxyacyl-CoA dehydrogenase NAD-binding domain-containing protein: MAGTQVRVLTVVGAGIMGRGIALASARAGYETRVIEPSARAIESARTELSKILERAREKGEIQAPDADAAMKRLSWSEALDEAKGSDLVIEAVPESVALKAELYAKLAPIIPREAILATNTSGLSITELAATSDRAT